A window of Ignavibacterium sp. contains these coding sequences:
- a CDS encoding pyridoxal phosphate-dependent aminotransferase, whose translation MSLSLIAKSIKPSPTLKLNEKFAILKEKGDPVIHLGGGEPKSKAPMDAMLAAIAHVNTGEVRYAPADGIPALKQAIIRYTEEFYERKVKPENVIASSGAKQAIMVALQAILNPQEEVIFPAPYWVSYPDMARLIGAIPVPALPEDGTFYPSIKDITDRVGSYTKAVIINSPNNPTGAMYSEDFIAEVVEFCEKKDLWLIMDDIYHRLIFDGRKPINCYKFAKKLDENSKIILINGVSKQYAMTGYRIGWAVGNKKVIEAMANIQGHQTSGPSVILQKAAVGALNGIQSGVESLRATLENNRNVMIALLNSFEGVRVTKPDGTFYCFADFSAYEKDSNKLSEFLIDKVQVLTVPGKEFGLDGYLRLSYCGSIKDIQEGIERMKWALDPNSPNELYIGDRKLVRDWA comes from the coding sequence ATGAGTCTTAGTTTAATAGCAAAATCCATCAAACCCTCCCCCACTCTAAAGTTAAATGAAAAGTTCGCAATACTAAAAGAAAAAGGTGATCCCGTAATTCACCTTGGTGGTGGAGAACCTAAAAGTAAAGCTCCAATGGATGCAATGCTTGCCGCAATTGCGCATGTAAATACCGGTGAAGTTCGTTATGCACCGGCAGATGGTATTCCTGCATTGAAACAGGCAATCATACGCTACACAGAAGAATTTTATGAAAGAAAGGTAAAGCCGGAAAATGTTATTGCTTCAAGCGGAGCCAAGCAAGCTATTATGGTAGCTCTACAGGCAATATTAAATCCACAGGAAGAAGTTATTTTTCCTGCACCTTACTGGGTAAGTTATCCTGATATGGCAAGATTGATTGGTGCCATTCCTGTGCCTGCTCTGCCTGAGGACGGAACATTCTATCCTTCAATCAAAGATATAACTGATAGAGTTGGCTCTTATACAAAAGCTGTAATCATAAACAGTCCGAATAATCCAACAGGAGCAATGTACTCTGAAGACTTTATCGCAGAAGTAGTTGAGTTTTGTGAAAAGAAAGATCTGTGGTTGATTATGGACGATATTTATCATCGTTTGATTTTCGATGGAAGAAAACCAATCAACTGTTACAAATTTGCGAAGAAGCTGGATGAGAATTCCAAGATAATTTTAATAAATGGTGTATCTAAACAATATGCAATGACAGGTTACAGAATTGGCTGGGCTGTTGGAAATAAAAAAGTGATTGAAGCAATGGCAAATATTCAGGGACATCAGACCTCAGGTCCTTCTGTTATTCTGCAGAAAGCTGCTGTTGGTGCATTGAATGGAATTCAATCCGGAGTTGAAAGTTTGCGCGCAACACTTGAAAACAACCGTAATGTAATGATTGCTCTTCTGAATTCATTTGAAGGTGTTCGTGTTACAAAACCTGACGGAACATTTTATTGTTTTGCTGACTTTTCAGCTTACGAAAAAGATTCCAACAAACTTTCCGAATTTCTTATTGACAAAGTTCAGGTGCTTACTGTTCCAGGAAAAGAATTCGGACTTGATGGTTACTTGCGTTTAAGTTATTGCGGTTCGATTAAAGACATTCAGGAAGGAATTGAAAGAATGAAATGGGCTTTAGATCCTAATTCACCAAATGAATTATACATTGGCGACAGAAAATTAGTGAGGGATTGGGCATGA
- the coaD gene encoding pantetheine-phosphate adenylyltransferase: protein MKKVIYPGTFDPVTYGHIDIVRRAVELFDQVIVTVAINPTKQPLFTTEERVEMLRESLKEFDRVVIDSFNGLTVEHAKQVGAIGIIRGLRQISDFEFEFQMALMNRKLAGDITTIFLMPHERYTYLNSTVIRNLASLHADVSNFVPPNVHEALKKKFP from the coding sequence ATGAAAAAAGTTATTTATCCCGGAACATTCGATCCTGTCACTTACGGTCATATAGACATTGTCAGAAGAGCAGTTGAATTATTTGATCAGGTTATTGTAACAGTTGCAATAAATCCTACCAAGCAACCTCTCTTTACAACTGAAGAAAGAGTTGAGATGCTTCGCGAAAGTCTTAAAGAATTTGATCGTGTTGTTATAGATTCATTTAATGGATTAACAGTTGAACATGCTAAACAAGTCGGTGCAATCGGAATAATAAGAGGATTAAGACAGATAAGCGACTTTGAGTTTGAATTTCAAATGGCATTGATGAACAGGAAACTTGCTGGTGATATAACAACAATCTTTCTGATGCCTCACGAAAGATATACTTATCTCAACTCTACGGTTATAAGAAATTTAGCATCTCTGCACGCTGATGTAAGTAATTTTGTCCCGCCAAATGTTCATGAAGCTTTAAAAAAGAAATTTCCCTGA
- a CDS encoding choice-of-anchor B family protein, whose product MRNFLFIILILFVQNSNSQTNVTLLSNFNPYPTIGYNDIWGYVDSQGREYALLGTQHGTSIVNVTNPTNPVEVAFIPGPNSIWRDIKVHSHYAYIVTEGTGTGRGLQIVDLSNLPNSATLVNTIETWFTRAHNIFIDNGYAYVIGTNNGGGMHILDLSNPINPTRTAYYLGSNYIHDVYVWNDTVVAAAEDSYDLIDVSNKSNPVLISVSPSLPGIYAHSGWMTEDKRYFVGTEEFDVRDVTVWDLQDRTSWDLVVPTWQMNNPTPTSGDPVHNLFIKGNYAHISYYKHGYVVLDISDPSNPFLAGEYDTYSSNSGTYNGAWGCYPYLPSGITLISDISTGLYVLQFNPPSNIPPQISHFNQSLVYTDSAVIISANISDDGQITGANLHYRTVRDELTSDWFTITDNNGPSGSLYEFIIPGQPNRTEVQYYIAAVDNDNNVSTLPEGGSGINPLGENPPPSFFNYFVKIPGQLVVNGFSPSSDTTILNNGEVPFLVNVADTSLLNITYQWFRNGNAVFNNNGNSYLYRSLTIYPAPRTDSVRVVFSNGFYTNELTWQIFVEPLTSSDYNTTVYEYNLEQNFPNPFNPSTDISFKLKESGNVKIEVFNTLGQSVSVLLDEFRTAGAYKIKFDASLLPSGIYLAKMTSGDFSKTIKMSLMK is encoded by the coding sequence ATGAGAAACTTTCTGTTCATAATTTTGATTTTGTTTGTGCAAAATTCAAATTCTCAAACTAATGTGACTCTCCTTAGTAATTTCAATCCTTATCCTACAATCGGATATAATGATATTTGGGGTTATGTTGATTCCCAGGGAAGAGAATATGCATTGCTTGGTACACAACACGGAACTTCAATAGTTAATGTAACCAATCCAACAAATCCTGTTGAAGTTGCATTTATTCCTGGACCAAATTCCATTTGGCGTGATATTAAAGTACATTCTCATTATGCTTACATTGTTACTGAAGGAACCGGAACAGGCAGAGGACTTCAAATAGTTGATTTATCAAACTTACCGAATTCAGCTACACTTGTTAATACGATTGAAACCTGGTTTACTCGTGCTCATAATATTTTTATTGATAATGGTTATGCTTATGTAATCGGAACGAATAATGGTGGAGGTATGCATATTCTGGATTTATCAAATCCGATTAATCCAACAAGAACTGCATATTATCTCGGAAGTAATTATATACACGATGTTTATGTTTGGAACGATACAGTAGTTGCTGCTGCAGAAGATTCATATGATTTAATTGATGTTTCTAATAAATCTAATCCTGTTCTTATCTCAGTCAGTCCTTCATTACCCGGAATTTATGCCCACAGTGGTTGGATGACTGAAGACAAAAGATATTTTGTAGGTACTGAAGAATTTGATGTAAGAGACGTAACAGTTTGGGATCTTCAGGATCGAACCAGTTGGGACCTGGTTGTTCCAACCTGGCAAATGAATAATCCGACGCCAACAAGCGGAGATCCTGTCCATAATTTATTTATCAAGGGAAATTATGCTCACATTTCTTATTATAAACATGGTTATGTAGTTCTTGATATTTCAGATCCTTCAAATCCATTTCTTGCCGGAGAATATGACACTTATTCATCAAATAGTGGTACTTATAATGGTGCCTGGGGTTGTTATCCATATCTGCCATCAGGCATTACATTAATTTCAGATATCAGTACAGGTTTATATGTTTTACAGTTCAATCCACCAAGCAACATTCCTCCACAGATTAGTCACTTCAATCAAAGTTTAGTTTATACAGATTCGGCTGTGATAATATCTGCAAATATTTCAGATGATGGACAAATTACGGGAGCTAATCTCCATTACAGAACTGTAAGAGATGAGTTAACTTCAGATTGGTTCACCATTACAGATAACAATGGTCCAAGCGGTTCTTTATATGAGTTTATAATTCCTGGCCAACCTAACAGAACCGAAGTCCAATACTACATTGCAGCAGTAGATAATGATAATAATGTCTCAACCCTTCCTGAAGGTGGCTCAGGGATTAATCCTCTTGGTGAAAATCCACCTCCAAGTTTTTTTAATTACTTTGTCAAAATTCCCGGACAGTTAGTAGTAAACGGATTTTCTCCTTCATCTGATACTACAATTTTGAACAATGGAGAAGTTCCATTCCTTGTGAATGTAGCTGATACAAGTTTATTAAATATAACATATCAATGGTTCAGAAATGGTAATGCTGTTTTTAATAATAATGGAAATTCATATCTGTATCGTTCACTAACAATTTATCCGGCACCAAGGACTGATTCAGTTCGGGTTGTGTTTAGCAATGGATTTTATACTAATGAACTTACCTGGCAGATTTTTGTAGAGCCACTTACAAGTAGTGATTATAATACCACAGTTTATGAATATAATCTTGAACAAAACTTTCCAAATCCATTCAATCCGTCTACTGATATTTCCTTTAAATTAAAAGAATCAGGAAATGTGAAGATAGAAGTCTTTAACACTTTGGGACAGAGTGTTAGTGTTTTATTGGATGAATTTCGGACTGCCGGTGCATATAAGATTAAATTCGATGCTTCTTTATTACCATCAGGAATTTATTTAGCAAAGATGACATCTGGAGATTTTTCAAAAACAATTAAAATGAGTTTAATGAAATGA
- a CDS encoding FG-GAP-like repeat-containing protein yields the protein MFIQNNYLIILLFLILSLNLNSQTFQRVTNEPIIIGESGIYKNIFSGGLNNPETQFIDIDSDNDFDLFVLNSDGTFDFYLNTGSRFQPVFELQLSPPSGLSFKDWFYFVDIDNDNDFDYFTANGSFVSLYLNKGNPSSPNFILLIDTLKDINSQIIYAEFGSNPTLADIDSDGDYDFFFGNTAGTVTFYENIGSAEQFAFNFVTNFWQDILIIGTAKNSENKHGASSLEFFDYENDGDLDLLWGDFFSNSLYFLKNNGTPFSPEMQLLSPVFPFNSDSVNTQGFNMPRVVDINGDSDLDLFVSVLYDPTVKQSLMFYENIGNQTSPDYSKVSDDYFYTFDVGNNSHSAFVDIDSDGDNDLFVGSVNNPLGTIWYFENTGNSSQPQFQLITKQFSGITNDLSAVPAFGDLDNDSDFELIVGRFDGTFELYLNTGNRFNPNFVSEGVLRDNNSIIIDVGTSSIPLLYDFDSDNDLDLICGAFNGKLYYYKNIGTSENFSFEYVPSFFQTIDVGDNSAPEIIDFDVDGVNDLFCGNRNGKIFYFRNTGTNEIPVWHQQQTEFQQYNFGGFSQITFTDIDNDFDLDVCIGNVKGGIYFFRNTTVNSVEDNSSYTPDEFYLEIFPNPTNSTTNLLLKSNTSDFVTIDIYNILGEKIENIYSGILNSGNHTFIWEAEKNQNLINSSGVFIVLAKSSNKTVAQKIVLLK from the coding sequence GTGTTTATACAAAATAACTATCTGATAATATTATTATTTCTGATTTTATCACTAAATCTAAATTCCCAAACTTTCCAGCGAGTTACCAATGAACCTATAATTATTGGTGAATCAGGAATTTATAAAAACATATTTTCCGGTGGTTTAAATAATCCCGAAACACAGTTCATTGATATTGATTCTGATAACGATTTTGATTTATTCGTGCTGAACAGCGATGGTACATTTGATTTTTATTTGAATACAGGTAGTCGTTTTCAGCCTGTATTTGAATTACAACTTTCTCCACCATCCGGATTATCTTTTAAAGATTGGTTTTACTTTGTTGATATTGATAATGATAATGACTTCGATTACTTCACTGCTAACGGAAGTTTTGTTAGCCTTTATTTGAACAAAGGAAATCCTTCTTCTCCAAATTTTATTTTGCTTATTGATACACTTAAAGATATAAACTCACAAATTATCTACGCTGAATTTGGAAGCAATCCTACTCTTGCAGATATTGATTCAGATGGTGATTATGATTTCTTTTTTGGTAATACAGCCGGTACAGTAACATTTTATGAAAATATCGGTTCTGCGGAACAATTTGCATTCAATTTTGTGACGAACTTCTGGCAGGATATTCTGATCATTGGTACAGCAAAAAATTCTGAGAATAAGCACGGTGCAAGCTCACTTGAATTTTTCGATTATGAAAATGATGGCGATCTTGATTTACTTTGGGGAGATTTTTTCAGCAATAGTTTATACTTTCTTAAAAATAATGGAACTCCCTTCTCGCCTGAGATGCAACTATTGTCCCCTGTTTTTCCGTTTAACTCAGATAGCGTGAATACACAAGGATTTAATATGCCAAGAGTCGTTGATATTAATGGAGATTCCGACTTAGACTTATTTGTAAGTGTTCTTTATGATCCTACTGTTAAACAATCGCTAATGTTTTATGAAAATATTGGAAATCAAACTTCACCAGACTACTCTAAAGTTTCTGATGATTACTTCTATACATTTGATGTAGGTAACAATTCTCATTCAGCTTTTGTTGATATTGATTCCGACGGTGATAATGATTTATTTGTCGGTAGTGTAAATAATCCGCTTGGCACAATCTGGTATTTTGAAAATACAGGCAATTCATCACAACCTCAATTTCAATTAATTACCAAACAATTTTCCGGCATTACTAATGACTTATCCGCAGTTCCTGCATTTGGTGATTTGGACAATGATAGTGATTTTGAATTAATAGTAGGAAGATTCGATGGAACCTTTGAATTATATTTAAACACCGGCAATCGTTTTAATCCTAATTTTGTTTCTGAGGGAGTTTTGAGAGATAATAATTCGATTATAATAGATGTAGGAACAAGCTCAATTCCATTACTATATGATTTTGATTCTGACAATGATTTAGATCTGATTTGTGGTGCCTTCAATGGAAAGCTTTACTATTATAAAAATATTGGTACATCTGAAAATTTTTCTTTTGAATATGTTCCATCATTTTTTCAAACGATTGATGTTGGTGATAACAGTGCACCTGAAATAATTGATTTTGATGTTGATGGAGTAAATGATTTATTCTGTGGTAATAGAAATGGAAAAATATTTTACTTCCGTAATACAGGAACAAACGAAATTCCTGTTTGGCACCAACAACAAACTGAATTTCAACAATATAATTTCGGAGGATTTTCTCAAATAACATTCACAGACATTGATAACGATTTTGACCTGGATGTATGTATTGGTAATGTAAAGGGAGGAATCTATTTTTTCAGAAATACGACTGTCAACTCAGTCGAAGACAATTCTTCATACACACCAGATGAATTTTATTTGGAAATTTTTCCAAATCCCACTAACTCTACAACAAATTTATTGCTAAAGTCAAACACTTCAGATTTTGTAACAATTGATATATATAATATTTTGGGAGAAAAGATTGAGAATATTTATTCTGGAATTTTAAACTCCGGTAATCATACTTTCATTTGGGAAGCCGAAAAAAATCAAAATTTAATAAACTCATCCGGGGTATTCATTGTTTTGGCAAAGAGCAGCAATAAAACTGTTGCTCAGAAAATTGTATTATTAAAATAA
- the rsmD gene encoding 16S rRNA (guanine(966)-N(2))-methyltransferase RsmD gives MRMRIISGYLKGRFFNVPQSKFIRPTTDRVRETLFNILNNLIDFEGIEVLDLYSGSGSLGFECISRGAKSVLFVEKNNMIYKNLNENIKSLEIENKCSVVRSEAIVFTRKKSTKSFDLILADPPFFEYDIYNVVENLKQNGYMNSESLLIIERSIQTKEKDIENFKVEPFRIIGDACLYKITI, from the coding sequence ATGAGAATGAGAATAATTTCTGGTTATTTGAAAGGTAGATTTTTTAATGTCCCTCAATCAAAATTTATAAGACCAACCACCGATAGAGTAAGAGAAACATTATTCAACATACTAAATAACTTAATTGATTTTGAAGGAATAGAAGTTCTTGATTTGTATTCAGGTTCAGGCTCGCTTGGTTTCGAATGTATCAGTCGCGGAGCAAAATCAGTTCTTTTTGTAGAGAAGAATAATATGATTTATAAAAATCTTAATGAGAATATCAAATCACTTGAGATTGAAAACAAATGTTCTGTAGTGCGTTCCGAAGCCATTGTGTTCACAAGAAAAAAAAGTACTAAATCCTTTGATTTGATATTAGCTGATCCTCCTTTCTTTGAATATGATATTTATAATGTTGTTGAAAATCTAAAACAAAATGGTTATATGAATTCTGAAAGCTTGCTGATTATCGAAAGATCAATCCAGACCAAAGAAAAAGATATTGAAAACTTTAAAGTAGAACCATTCAGAATCATTGGTGACGCGTGTTTATACAAAATAACTATCTGA
- a CDS encoding helix-hairpin-helix domain-containing protein: MFEKLSKKLNLTQTELKISGFLILTLIVGILIKFIFGINEKTDLTFYNYAQIDSIFFSSDENDGNNSEIINKNVDYKQEVFDFNKQSFNNVYTKQLPAEKSINLNKATKQELMSLPGIGETTAKNIIELREKIGRFRKPEDLLKVKGIGSKKLDKIINYIFID, encoded by the coding sequence ATGTTTGAAAAACTTTCGAAAAAACTCAATCTTACTCAAACTGAATTAAAGATATCAGGATTTTTAATTCTGACTTTAATTGTTGGTATTCTTATAAAATTTATTTTCGGTATAAACGAAAAAACTGATCTTACTTTTTATAATTACGCTCAAATAGACAGCATTTTTTTCAGTTCGGATGAAAATGATGGTAATAATTCAGAAATAATAAATAAAAATGTTGATTATAAGCAGGAAGTTTTCGATTTTAACAAACAAAGTTTTAATAATGTTTATACAAAGCAATTACCTGCTGAAAAAAGTATAAATCTAAACAAGGCAACAAAGCAGGAATTAATGAGTCTTCCGGGAATCGGAGAAACGACAGCAAAAAACATAATCGAACTTCGGGAAAAAATTGGAAGATTTCGGAAACCTGAAGACTTATTAAAAGTAAAAGGAATTGGTTCTAAAAAATTAGATAAAATTATTAACTACATTTTTATTGATTAA
- the dnaJ gene encoding molecular chaperone DnaJ translates to MAKRDYYEVLGVSRSATKEELKKAYRKLAMQYHPDRNPGDKEAEEKFKEAAEAYEVLSDDTKRANYDRFGHDGLRNSGFSGGGFTDINDIFSHFSDIFGGGSIFDDFFGTSSTSSRSRRRSTGTPGSDLRVTLNLTLEEIATGTSKTIKLKKQVKCNECNGTGAEKGSSKKTCPICKGTGEIRQVTRSVFGQFVNITPCRTCNGEGEIVEVACTKCHGDGRVTEETTLKIDVPAGVHEGSYMTLSGEGNAGKKGGRAGDLIVVFKEIEHEYFVREGDDIIYDLHLSIPEAILGTEVEVPTLNGKAMLKIDPGTPSGKMLKMTNKGIKHLNQPGYGDQLVRVIVEFPKKLTNREKELLKELSEQPNFKGKITEGKGFFRKFGL, encoded by the coding sequence ATGGCAAAGCGTGACTATTACGAAGTTCTTGGTGTTTCAAGGTCTGCTACTAAAGAAGAATTAAAAAAAGCATATCGCAAACTGGCAATGCAATATCACCCTGACAGAAATCCGGGTGATAAAGAAGCTGAAGAAAAATTCAAAGAAGCTGCTGAAGCTTATGAAGTACTAAGTGATGATACAAAGCGTGCAAATTACGATCGCTTTGGTCACGATGGATTAAGAAATTCAGGATTTAGCGGTGGTGGCTTTACAGACATCAATGATATTTTCTCACACTTCTCAGATATTTTTGGTGGTGGTTCAATCTTCGATGATTTCTTCGGAACTTCTTCAACTAGTTCAAGAAGTCGGAGAAGATCAACCGGAACTCCGGGCTCTGATTTAAGAGTAACGCTTAACTTAACATTAGAAGAAATAGCAACCGGTACTTCCAAAACCATCAAACTAAAAAAGCAAGTAAAGTGTAATGAATGCAACGGAACAGGCGCCGAAAAAGGTAGTTCGAAAAAGACTTGTCCAATTTGCAAAGGAACGGGAGAAATAAGACAAGTTACAAGGTCAGTATTCGGACAATTCGTAAACATCACTCCGTGCCGGACCTGTAATGGCGAAGGAGAAATTGTTGAAGTAGCTTGTACAAAGTGTCACGGAGATGGAAGAGTTACAGAAGAAACTACATTGAAAATTGATGTTCCTGCCGGTGTTCACGAAGGTAGTTATATGACTTTAAGTGGTGAAGGAAATGCTGGTAAGAAAGGTGGAAGAGCCGGTGATTTGATTGTTGTCTTCAAAGAAATTGAACACGAATATTTTGTTCGCGAAGGTGATGATATAATTTACGATCTTCATCTTTCCATTCCGGAAGCAATTTTAGGAACCGAGGTTGAAGTTCCAACTCTCAACGGAAAAGCAATGCTAAAAATTGATCCGGGAACACCTTCAGGCAAAATGTTGAAAATGACAAACAAAGGGATTAAACATCTCAATCAACCAGGATATGGAGATCAGCTTGTCAGAGTTATTGTTGAATTCCCGAAGAAGTTAACAAACAGAGAAAAGGAACTTCTGAAAGAGCTTTCTGAACAACCAAATTTCAAAGGTAAGATTACAGAGGGTAAAGGATTTTTCAGAAAGTTCGGATTGTAA
- the grpE gene encoding nucleotide exchange factor GrpE yields MNENENTQEINELNQNSNQNETEEQNKKMNESNKEINVEELQKRIEELEKESNEWKEKFLRKAAEFENYKRRTENDQLNLLNYAAESFIKKILPVVDDFERSLEHINDSNDYEKLKEGVQLIYNKLIKVLEEQGVKKIEAVGKPFDVEYHDALMQREDPSVPPHTVLDELEKGYMYRDKVIRHSKVVVSSEAQAEE; encoded by the coding sequence ATGAACGAGAATGAAAATACTCAGGAAATTAACGAATTAAATCAAAATTCAAATCAAAATGAAACGGAAGAACAGAATAAAAAGATGAACGAATCAAACAAAGAAATAAATGTAGAAGAACTTCAGAAAAGAATTGAAGAACTGGAAAAAGAATCAAACGAGTGGAAAGAAAAATTTCTTAGAAAAGCTGCAGAGTTTGAAAACTATAAAAGAAGAACTGAGAATGATCAGCTAAATCTTTTGAACTACGCTGCCGAATCATTCATAAAAAAAATATTGCCTGTTGTAGATGATTTTGAAAGGTCATTAGAACACATCAACGATTCAAATGATTATGAAAAACTTAAAGAAGGTGTTCAGCTTATTTACAATAAACTTATTAAAGTACTGGAAGAACAAGGCGTGAAAAAGATTGAAGCAGTTGGGAAACCATTCGATGTAGAATATCACGACGCATTGATGCAAAGAGAAGACCCATCAGTGCCTCCACATACTGTGCTCGACGAACTTGAAAAAGGTTATATGTACAGAGATAAAGTAATCAGACACTCTAAAGTTGTTGTTAGCTCAGAAGCTCAGGCAGAAGAATAA
- the hrcA gene encoding heat-inducible transcriptional repressor HrcA — protein sequence MMKIVHEELNEREKLILRSIVQQFILTAAPVGSRYIAKKYEVGFSPATIRNVMADLEESGYINHPHTSAGRVPTDKGYRYYVDSLMEIQNLKEEEKDLIAKSLENQAEEPDDLLKIASKILSTVTHQIACVSYPTLDKAILNKIQLVELSSNRLLVIVAVTSGIIKTITLEMDFEVNPSVLESVESKLNEKLSGLTFEEIRNTFKERFADVESEEKPIIRLFFDSADKVFTDIKKDDKIVVTGATNIIHQPEFENPEKFQSVVELIENKDIIIHILEKQRSDVKNDIVITIGSENEDEKLKEYSLITKEYDFGDIKGVLGIIGPKRMEYSKIVSIVAYISEILSEFLKGNKR from the coding sequence ATGATGAAAATTGTTCACGAAGAACTAAATGAAAGAGAAAAGCTGATACTTCGTTCAATCGTTCAGCAGTTTATTCTGACTGCTGCTCCGGTTGGTTCGCGCTATATTGCAAAAAAATATGAAGTGGGTTTTTCTCCGGCTACGATAAGAAATGTTATGGCTGATTTGGAAGAGTCGGGTTACATCAATCATCCACATACTTCAGCCGGAAGAGTTCCAACTGATAAAGGTTATCGTTATTATGTCGATTCTCTGATGGAAATTCAAAATCTTAAAGAGGAAGAAAAAGATTTAATTGCAAAATCACTCGAAAATCAGGCAGAAGAACCTGATGATTTACTAAAAATTGCCTCAAAAATTCTAAGCACAGTTACACATCAGATTGCTTGCGTGTCCTATCCGACTTTGGATAAAGCGATATTGAATAAAATCCAATTAGTTGAGCTTTCATCAAATCGTTTACTGGTAATTGTTGCTGTAACTTCCGGAATAATAAAAACAATTACTCTTGAAATGGATTTTGAAGTTAATCCTTCAGTACTTGAATCAGTAGAATCTAAACTTAATGAAAAACTTAGCGGATTAACTTTTGAAGAAATCCGTAATACTTTTAAAGAAAGGTTTGCAGATGTTGAGTCGGAAGAAAAACCAATTATCAGATTATTCTTTGACTCAGCAGATAAAGTCTTCACCGATATTAAGAAAGATGATAAAATTGTTGTAACTGGTGCAACAAATATTATTCATCAGCCAGAGTTTGAGAATCCGGAAAAATTCCAGAGTGTTGTGGAACTTATTGAGAACAAAGATATAATTATTCATATACTTGAAAAACAAAGAAGTGATGTTAAGAATGATATAGTAATCACAATTGGAAGTGAAAATGAAGACGAAAAACTTAAAGAGTATAGTTTGATTACAAAGGAATATGATTTTGGTGATATAAAAGGAGTGCTTGGAATAATTGGTCCAAAGAGAATGGAATATTCAAAAATTGTTTCGATTGTAGCATATATTTCAGAAATACTTTCTGAATTTTTGAAAGGTAATAAGAGATAA
- the purM gene encoding phosphoribosylformylglycinamidine cyclo-ligase, whose translation MSETYKSAGVDILAGDKTIEKIKGFAKSTFNKNVLSDIGLFGGFYELDLTGYKNPVLVSSVDGVGTKLKIAFEMDKHDTIGQDLVNHCVNDIAVCGAEPLFFLDYYATGKLNPDKAAKVIEGFSIACKENGCALIGGETAEMPGFYQGEDYDVSGTIVGIVEKGKIINGSKIQKGDVLIGITSNGLHTNGYSLARKVLLEKFKLDQYFDELGHTLGEELLRVHKSYLKLIKELKSKVEVKGLSHITGGGIIGNTKRIIPEGLSLNVHWGNWEMPAIFKLIMNTGNVPVEEMRNVFNLGIGLVVIVSPKQERLTFEIAHEMKEHALHIGEVV comes from the coding sequence TTGTCAGAAACTTATAAATCCGCTGGTGTTGATATCCTTGCAGGCGATAAGACGATTGAAAAGATAAAAGGATTCGCAAAATCTACATTCAATAAAAATGTTTTGTCAGATATCGGGCTTTTCGGTGGATTTTATGAACTCGATTTAACTGGTTATAAAAATCCTGTTCTGGTTTCCAGCGTTGACGGAGTAGGCACCAAACTAAAAATTGCTTTCGAAATGGATAAACACGATACTATCGGACAGGATTTGGTAAACCATTGCGTTAACGATATTGCTGTCTGTGGTGCCGAACCTCTTTTCTTTTTGGATTATTACGCAACCGGAAAATTAAATCCTGATAAAGCCGCAAAAGTGATCGAAGGGTTCTCAATTGCCTGTAAAGAAAATGGTTGTGCACTCATTGGTGGTGAAACTGCTGAAATGCCCGGCTTTTATCAGGGCGAGGATTATGATGTTTCGGGAACAATTGTTGGAATTGTTGAGAAAGGAAAAATTATAAACGGTTCAAAAATTCAAAAAGGCGATGTACTAATCGGAATAACCTCAAATGGACTTCATACCAATGGTTATTCTCTTGCGAGAAAAGTGTTGCTTGAAAAATTTAAACTTGATCAGTACTTCGATGAATTAGGTCATACACTTGGCGAAGAACTTCTAAGAGTTCATAAATCTTATTTGAAGTTGATTAAAGAACTCAAATCTAAAGTTGAAGTAAAAGGTTTATCTCATATAACAGGCGGAGGAATTATTGGAAATACAAAACGTATAATTCCTGAAGGACTTTCTCTAAATGTTCATTGGGGCAATTGGGAAATGCCTGCAATTTTCAAACTGATTATGAACACTGGAAATGTTCCTGTTGAAGAGATGAGAAATGTTTTTAATCTGGGAATTGGTTTGGTTGTTATAGTTTCACCAAAACAGGAAAGATTAACTTTTGAGATTGCTCACGAAATGAAAGAACATGCATTGCACATCGGAGAGGTAGTTTGA